From the Candidatus Binataceae bacterium genome, the window GACGGCGCGATACTGCTGGTTTCCGAGCAGCATCAGCTTCCGATGGTGACGATGACGATCGCGTTCGACGCGGGCGCGCGGCGCGACCCCGAAGGCAAGGCCGGGCTCGCCGCGCTGACCGCGAGTTCGCTGACGCTCGGCACCAGGGAACTGAGCGCCACCGAGTTCAATCAGAAAGTCGATTTTATGGGCAGCTCTGTCTCGGTCGGCGCGGGCACCGACTATGCGCAGGCGAGTTTCACCTCGCTCAAAAAATACCAGGACCAGACGCTTGTCCTGCTAGCCGCGGCGCTGACCGAGCCGGCGCTCAGCGACGCCGAGATCACGCGCAAGCGGGACGAGCGGGTAGCGGGAATCAAGGCCGAGGAGGAGCAGCCGGAATACGTCGCCGGAGTCACTTTCCACAAGGCGCTCTATGGCAACACGCCCTATGGGCATCCGGCGGGCGGCACGGCGGAGTCGGTGGCGAAACTCACGCCCGCAGACGTGCGCGACTTTTATCGCACGCACTACAAGATCGGGAGCGCGGTGATCGCGGTAGTCGGCGACGTCAACGCCAACGAGATCAAGGCCAAGCTGGAGAAGGCGTTCGACGCGATCAAGGGCACGGTACCGTCGCAAGCGGAGCCTCCGGGGCCGAGCGTGCCCGCGGGAATTCATCCGACGCTGGTCGATCGCAGTGTCGTGCAGGCGACCATCATTCTGGGCTCGGGCGGAATCGCGCGCTCCAACCCGGACTACTATCGGCTGCAGGTGATGAACTACATCCTCGGCGGCGGCGGCTTCGCCTCGCGGCTGATGAAAATCGTGCGCAGCAAGAACGGGCTGGCCTACGGAATCTCGAGCGGATTCGACGCGGGTAAATTCCCCGGTTCCTTCGCCGTCAATACCCAAACCAAGAACAAGAGCACCAACGAGGCGCTGCGGCTCATCATCGAACAGCTGCGCGACATGCAGGAGCATCCGGTGTCCGACGCCGAGCTGGCCTCGGCGAAGAAATACCTCATCGGCAGCTTTCCGCTGAAGCTCGACCGCCAGAGCGCGATCGCGAGTTTCATCCTGCAGGTCGAGCTCTACGGCCTCGGGCTCGACTACGCCGAGCAATATCCGAAACTAATTGCGGCAGTGACCAAGGAAGACATCCAGCGGGTGGCGCAAAAATACCTCCATCCCGACGCCCTGCTCCTGGTCGCAGTGGCCAACCAGTCGGAAGCCGCGATCAAAGTGTCGGATCTGAAGAACGTCGCCGAAGGAGCGGCGCCGAGCGCTCCGGCGACGGCGAGTGGGCCTGGCGCAACGCAGGCTCCGCAGCCGGCGCCCGGCGGCTGATCGGTCTTACGGCTTGCGCACGCGCTCTCGCGATCGAGCGGCTTTGGTGTATATTCGCCGTGCCGCGCGCGATCGCGCGTGTGCGATGGGGATGATCCGCGGGATTGATTCCGAGATCTCCATCATCGATTGGAGCGACCATCGATGGCTAACGAAAGCTGGAAAATCGAGGGCGAATATTTCGAGTCCTGCAACTGCGAGCTGCTTTGTCCCTGTCTGTTAAGCCAGGCCAAGGTTCGTCCTACCGAGGGCCATTGCGACGTGGTGCTCGCCTTCCACATCGACCGCGGCAACTTCGGCAAGACCGACCTCGCCGGCCTCAACGCGGCGCAGGCGCTTACCACTCCCGGTCCGATGGCGCAGGGCGGCGGCACCGGCGGAGTGTA encodes:
- a CDS encoding pitrilysin family protein, which produces MIAAIASPAAALEIKRSVLPDGAILLVSEQHQLPMVTMTIAFDAGARRDPEGKAGLAALTASSLTLGTRELSATEFNQKVDFMGSSVSVGAGTDYAQASFTSLKKYQDQTLVLLAAALTEPALSDAEITRKRDERVAGIKAEEEQPEYVAGVTFHKALYGNTPYGHPAGGTAESVAKLTPADVRDFYRTHYKIGSAVIAVVGDVNANEIKAKLEKAFDAIKGTVPSQAEPPGPSVPAGIHPTLVDRSVVQATIILGSGGIARSNPDYYRLQVMNYILGGGGFASRLMKIVRSKNGLAYGISSGFDAGKFPGSFAVNTQTKNKSTNEALRLIIEQLRDMQEHPVSDAELASAKKYLIGSFPLKLDRQSAIASFILQVELYGLGLDYAEQYPKLIAAVTKEDIQRVAQKYLHPDALLLVAVANQSEAAIKVSDLKNVAEGAAPSAPATASGPGATQAPQPAPGG